The Epinephelus lanceolatus isolate andai-2023 chromosome 19, ASM4190304v1, whole genome shotgun sequence DNA segment AATACGGCTCTCTAGCTTGCGCAGAATCTCACCAGTCAAATGCTGAATTTTATGACATCGTTACTACAGTTAAAACAAGACCTCCTGGGTCATCAGAAAACTACATGTTTGTGGCAGACTTGGAGGATTTAGAAAATTGCATTTGCTCCTTTAAAACATTCTTGGGTGTCTACAGTGATCATTGTATTGGCCCCACCTGCATCTGCATCGACTCTTTGACACGAGGTGGGACATGTATGTCTTTGATTTCATAGCGGAGGCAACGGATCCCCCACTCGTCTGAAGCTTGGTTGATGGAGTGGACGATGTTGGAATTGAGGGACTCCCTttccttaaaaaataaaaataaagaataaaaattaaaacatgtttaaagttaACTTCAGTATATGTACCCTAttgttccatgtttttgtgtccaagtgactgACGGAGACAACGTAAGTAGCTCTAGTCAAACCCACCGGACTCCATTTAAATTATCGACAATTCTATCAGAGTGGAACACACTTAATTtacagtcaacagaaacaaattaaACCCCACAAAACCAGCCTTGGTTAAAGTTACCACTGTTCTAACAATCACCAACTTTAGTTtgattgaaataaacccttactTTACCCAGTTTCATATTAAAATATGCAGGCTctacacacactaaaattactgtttttttaaatggagtctggtgggtttgctgAAAAGTGACTTCAAGGCTGTTTGTGGTTAAAGAAAAAGGACCTTACTCTTTCATAAAAAGATCTATCTTTGAAGGAATCCTctccaaaataataataataataataaattttatttaaaggtGCCTTTCTTGGCACTCAAGGACACCgtacagatacacaaaatgacatttaaaagagattaaaaagaaacaacaataaattaaaaaaaaaacaaaaaaacaaaaaaacagaaagtgacagagcaatTGGCATCAGATGGAATAGGCAGttttaaacagatgtgttttgagtTGTGATTTGAAATGGGGGAATGAATCGATGTTTCTGAGTTGGGGTGGTAATGAATTCCAGAGACGGGGAGCAGAGCGGCTGAATGCTCTGCTCCCCGTGGTGGTGAGGCAGGCGGAGgggacagacaggtgtgtggaGGAAGAGGATCTGAGGGAGCGGGAGGGAGTGGGAACATGGAGGAGGTTGGACAGTTATGGGGGGGCGAGGTTGTGGATGGCCTTGAATGTTAACAGGAAGACTTTAAATTGAATACAGAACTGAACCGGCAGCCAGTGGAGCTGTTGGACGACAGGAGTGATGTGGTAGATGGAGGGGGTTCGAGTAATGATACGGGTACGGGCAGCTGAGTTCTGGACCAGTTGAAGTTTATGGAGGGATTTGTGAGGGAGGCCGAAGAGGAGAGAGTTACAATAATCGAGACGGGAAATGACGAGGCTGTGGACAAGGATGGCGGCAGTGTGGGGGGTAAGTGAGGGGCGGAGACGATTGATGTTTCGTAGGTGGAAGTAGGCAGACCGGGTAATGTTATTGATGTGGGTGTGAAAGGATAGTGTGCTAGGGGGAGGGTGAAACGGAGGAGTTATAAATAGAGAGAGAAAAGCTGTCAGTTTTGGATAAAGTGGATTTGGTGCCAATGAGGAGAACCTTGGTTTTGTTACTGTTTAATTTGAGGAAGTCTAGGGTGAACCAGGTTTTTATTTCACTGATGCAATCAGTGAGGGAGGTGGGCAGGAGAGTGGACGAGGGTTTAGTGGTGAGGTAGAGCTGCGTGTCATCAGCGTAACAGTGGAAGTGAGTGTTAAATTTGCGGAAGATAATGCCGAGGGGAAGGAGGTAGGTGATGAAGAGAAGGGGCCCCAGGACAGAGCCCTGGGGCACACCTGAAGTGACGGAGGAAAGGATGGATTTAAAGGACTTGAGTTGAATGAACCGAGTGCGGCCAGAGAGGTAAGATGTGAACCAGTCTAACGGAGTGTGAGTGATGCCAATTGAGGATAGCCTGTTGAGCAGGGTGGTGTGACAGATGGTATCAAAGGCTGCACTCAGgttgaggaggaagaggatggtgAGGAGTCCAGAATCAGCTGCCATAAGGAGATCGTTGGTGATTTTGATGAGTGCTGTTTCAGTGCTATGGAGTGGGCGGAAACCGGACTGGAACTGTTCATACAGGTTATTGTGGGATAGGTGAGAATGGAGTTGGGAAGCGACTGTTTTTTCGAGGATTTTGGAGATGAAGGGTAGATTGtcagacacacaacacaacaatctgagtctgtcagtaGCAAAAACGAGCATGTTTAATGGACCTAAACTGACACTACACAGATGTGGGATAGTAGTTTCTAATTACCCTGAACACTTTGTCCAGCGTGAGTTTGCCCAGCTCTGACCTCATGGTCGTCTGTGCCAACTGTGTGACGGCATATTCTGGATCCTCCACACCGTAACTGGCCTGGAGACAAAAGGAACAGGTCAAGAGATTAATAAATATGTTATTTGGTCAGCGTAAACAACACAAGGGAGAAGCCGATCGCTCCAGCATTTGAAGCAGCTCTTAAAGCATACCTTAAAAGGGTCTAGGATCCTTAGGTAAAGCACTCCATCAATCTGTAGCGTTACGttgtctgtaaaaacaacataagCTCATTTTAGAATACACTGTATGTTCATTAACTTATGTCATGAATGTGACACTTTGTTGGTCCCTCACCTAGAGTTACTGCAGACTGCTCCGGGACATCGATGACAATCTCTTTGAGACTCTGCACGTAGCGAATTCGGTCAAGTACAGGTATGAGGAAATTTAAACcctaaaacagaaacaaatactTATTGAGcttttggtttttatttcacCCAGTAGTATTTGATGTTATTTAATCAGAAATTGTCTAAGAATTAGGATTAATACTGGCTCTAAGATGCGGTGGAAGCGACCCATCCTCTCCACCACCCAGGCTTCCTGCTGAGGCACAAACAGGACCACAGTGTTCATGGGCAGGCTGGATGCCCATCGCTGCTGAGCTGGTGTAACCCACAACCTCGGCGCAGCCCGCTGGGTTTGCTACGGAGACACACAGTTGAGAAAAAAGCTGTCATTTTCATTGTTCTATGTTGATGCATCAAATCAAAGTGAAAGTGGAAGTCAGACAGTGTGCAAAATGCCCCTAAAATTTTTCAACAGCCAAAGCTGATGCAACTGTTACTGGGGTATTCCATACAACACACCAACACCTCCCAGTTCAGGTCATGGACtttatgggggaaaaaaataatgtgaaaactTTTAAATTCATAGGACCCTGCAGAATCCTATAGCTCTACTCCAAATCCTATCTTACTTacgattttttttatttggcccTCAGAGCTTAATACATCATTTTTGTGATCATATTCAAAGCCTCACTAATTGCTTATTTTTCACTGAACTGGGTTGAAATTTGTACCAAACATCCACGAAACCCTAAGGATAGTTTACAATATGTATTCATGTTAACAGTTGTTGCCAGATGTTTTACAgtaatctttttttcacttgaaTGACCAATATTCAAATTTCAAAAATGACTATATCcaatagtttttattttcttgcagCCAAATTTTTATTCTATATAGTATTCATATAGTTCTACAACATTTAGAAGATATTTGAGCCTGCATAAAAATAATAAGTGCCACAGATCTTGCCAaaatttgcctccaagaacactgtgatcatctgctgctggtttactggAGGTTCCCAGTAACAGACGGAAAaagatcagggatgcagcctttgtcagttaaaagctatggaacacactacctatagaaatcagggaagctagctcgctaaatatttttaaaagaaagataaaaacatgtcGGCTCACTTTAGCCTTCATCTAGCTcgtgatacaggtctgaaactcattctgcaactcttttaaaatcttacttgaaCTGATGATGCAACATCTCAAACTTGAGAAAATAACACTGACATTAAATGCCTCTTCTGATATATTTATGAGAATTTAGAATCCATTCTTGGAATTtgggctgcaacaattagtcgactaatcgactatttaaataatcggtgactattttagtagtcgactaatcggttggAGTCATATTttatagaaaagtactataaaagtaccccataatactcttattgcagcttcttacattcatATACTGGCaactttacacactctcccatgacggtgaactaaaaccctttggtgtgagtacggaacaagacattagatgacatagaTTTTGGGgtttgagagagacagaccgatatttaacaacattttaacacatttttcaataaaatgattagtcgactaatcgaagaaataatcgacagattagtc contains these protein-coding regions:
- the stoml2 gene encoding stomatin-like protein 2, mitochondrial, which encodes MFRTLCRTGGALLQQTQRAAPRLWVTPAQQRWASSLPMNTVVLFVPQQEAWVVERMGRFHRILEPGLNFLIPVLDRIRYVQSLKEIVIDVPEQSAVTLDNVTLQIDGVLYLRILDPFKASYGVEDPEYAVTQLAQTTMRSELGKLTLDKVFRERESLNSNIVHSINQASDEWGIRCLRYEIKDIHVPPRVKESMQMQVEAERKKRATVLESEGTRESAINVAEGRKQAQILASEGQKAEQINKAAGEAQAVLAKAEAKAKAIRVLSEALTQQNGDAAASLSVAEQYVSAFSNLAKESNTILLPSNTGDISGMVTQAMTIYGTLAKTSQKKAPEAVEEKSEAHENQSSQ